The genomic region ATTATAATGTCCGTGAGAAGCAAAAGGTTTCAATCTAATTAATTAGAATTTACTTTTAAAATGCTTTTAGTTAAAAATTTACATCTTCActttagaaaaaggaaaaatatatttaaatcatGTTAATAGATAGGAACTGAAATTAATCAGGAATGTGATGGCATAACTATTTTTTCTCCTTCATTCATGATGATGGTATTATAATGTCCTTAAGAAGAAATTTTTTTACTTACTTATaactaaatgaatttatttaaaatttcttATTCTAATTTTAGAAAAACCTACccaaaattaggttttgtaacCCTTTATAACTCTTTGAAAAAGGGCCGTGCAGAAACATATAAAATTTGTGTCTCAACAAGAAAAATGGACCACTGAACCAAGCTTACAACGGTTCTGCCATTTTCTCTCTACCAAATTCTAATGTTTATAGCCTAAATTCCCCTAAAAAAATGAAGCACCAAACCTGGCCCAATCATTGTCTGCTGTTCAATCCTTTTCTCTACCTTACAGTGTGGGGCCTGTGTCATATTCCTGCTACTGCAAGTTTCACCTCCCTAAAAATAACATATCATTCCATATGAGTGATATTTAAGctcttcatctccatggattccacaGCTGGCAAACAAATTTGTCATTGAATTGAGCAACAATTTGCAGGAGATCAGGAATGGGTCGAACAAATGCAAAGGCGAGGAACATGGACGATTTCTTCGTACTGAATGCGGGGGGAATTGCAAGGGAATCTGCAGCAATTTTTCTGCAACATTTGCCCTTTTTTGTGTCAATTGCAGTTCTACTGGTATCCCCTATTTCTGCTGCCCTAATCCTCTCCCGCGCCTTTCTTCCCCACTCTTACATTGTGACCGGATTCGGGCTTCAAATCCGAGAATTTGTCAATTCTGCCGGATTCCCCAATTCGCGCTACACCCATCTGATTTGCAGCAAGCTGTCCCAGACAATAATCTGTTTCGTGCTCTGTTTCCCCATTGTTGTGACATCTTCTCTGCTTGCAAGAGCAGCAGTAGCCCAAACAGTGGCTTGGATTTATGCAGGGGATAAACCCTCATGGGAAAGGCTGATTGAAGTTCTGCCCAGGCTTTGGAAGCGCCTTGTGCTGACATATATATGGGCAGGTGTTATGGTAACTGGAGCAAATGCTGTGATTCTGGTACTGGTTTTAGGAGTATTTAAGGTGGTCTCTGTTTTTGGATTTCATTCTAGATTGGAAATTGGGGCTGCTTTAGGAGGGGGGATTGTTTACTCCATTGTGTTTGCACATGCCATGATAGTCTGCAATTTGGCCACCATTGTTTGTGTTCTGGAAGAGTATAATTATGGGATTCAGGCTGTGTGGAAGGCCCTGTTTTTGATAAGAGGGAGGACCAGGATTGCTCTGGCTCTGGCAATTATTGTGAATTTGAGTTGGGCATTTGTGGAGAGCCTTTTTTTACACAGAGTTATGAGAGGAAGGAGCTCTGTTACAAATATGGCATTGGAAGGTTCTCTGTTGGTGTTCATGTATTCCATTGTGACTGTGATTTATGATGCCATGAGCACTGTGTTTTATTATACTTGCAAGTCAGCTCACTTGGAGTTGGTTTGCCTTGATACTTTTCTTCCCTGCCCTGCAAATCAATGGGAGGACACTCACCCAGAAGGAAATGATAGTAAAGTGTGAGATGGGTATGAGTGTTCTGATGTGTAAAATATGCAGGTTCGAATTCTGTGTGTAATTGTCACCCTCTTGTGTTGGATGGGGTTGCAGATTTGAAGTGAATTATTCAGAAGAGGCCGGATTTTAAAGAATGGAAATTGGAAAAATGTCAGTTTCTTTTTTGACATCTGATCCTGCAAATGGGTGTTGTATGCATGGAAAAAGTATCGTAGAGGTTaaaatttctttttccaagttgtTGGAAGAAAATTATCAATTTCAAGTTGGTCTCTGATTTTTTATTACTTGTTTGAAATATGGATTTAGTGTCACATAGTTACTTGGTTTGAAGTCACAGTCGCATTATCTTTTATTTGAAGGATATTGATACTAAATTTATTAAGAAATAGATGATATGTAGCATGGCAAGTCAAATAGGATGGATTAAGCATCACAACCTTCCAAATGATTAAAAAAGTTTTAGATCTATGGGTAGTTGAGAAGGCTTATCATCGATGGGCCACTTTCATCTGTACTTTTATTTTTTCTCTATAAAGTTAGGTTGTATATTTATCATTTTAATATGTACataatataataagaaagattagtcAATTATAGTTTTTGGAATAGTTCCTATATTCAATTTATGACACATCTGATGAGATGACATGACAAAATATAGATGACAAAAATCTATTATTAAACTATGGATCTAAAGATTGAGATGGCTAAATCTTGAGTATTTGAATATAGGAAAAAAAAATTGTCCTACAAACTTATGATCTTGTCCAAACTAAGAGTGAGTCTTTAGTACTCATAAAGAATGGTTGCCAAGTGGTATCTACAATAAGGAAATAGGGGTGGTGCTAAAGAGCATCATGGAGCTTGCTATCAAATTGACAAAAATGTAGAAGAGAGATTATCAACTGGCAATGAATGCCACCATATGTATGGTAGTGCATGCTATTGAATTGATTGTTGAATGTCGATTATTGTTGCTAATGAAAGTTAATGTGTGTTTTTACTGTAGTGTCTTTGAAGTGTGCTTTGATAATGGGCCTTATTGAGTTTTATATTTTGATTACTCACTAATATAGGACAATGAATGACTAATGTACCTACAAGAGGTGAGGTGATTGTGTGCTTTCCAAAAATGTCATGATGAGTTATGACTCCATGATTAGCGAAACATGAATTTTAAAGTTTTGGTGCCTATGTCAATGGTAATATTGAGATTAGGAAATTTTGGTATCAAAATGCAagaattttaaatttgaaagttGTAAACAAGATCACAATTGTGATTTCATACACGATTAGTAAACTACTTAGAAATATATTAATTGGGTTTTGAATAGGGTAAGAGGGTATATGATGGATTAGGTCTTGGGTCAATGATTGTAATGCAATGATCAAACCATGCATCCAAGACATTGATCCAAACTAGTGTAGATTTAGAGTGAAAAGTGTTATGGTCGTTATTCCATTGTGAATGTGATGAATCTTCTTCTTTACATATGCTTGTAAATGAGCATAGGTTACAatataatttgcaaaaaaaaaattaaaaaaaattctagaGGTTAAATATTTTCTAGTACTTTTGGAAGAAATGTTAATTGCAGGATGGTCTCTAATAAATATTTATCAATTGTTTGAAATAGTGATTTGACATCACTTTGGTGCACACACGTTATTAAAAGAAAATTGGTTTGAACTTACAAATAGAATTTGTATACCCACCATATTGGAAGGCACAATCACATATACTTTTTTAAAGGATGTTATTAACAATTAAATCCAGAGGATTGCTAGATAACAGGTTGTGTGGCATTTCAAATATGATGGATTAAGCATAAGTTGCTCCTAaataataacaaaacaagttctTGACCTATAGATAATTGATACTTAGAAGATGTATTAATGGTGCTAGTATCAAATGGTAAGGTAAAAAGGTGCATATTCAACATGTTTCTCCATTTATTTTGCCATCACTTTAGCACCCTAATTTATGAAGAATGTTGTGGACCATTTTTGGCCACTAGAGACTCAATTTCCCTTGAATCCATACCCTTAGCATAAGACAACTTACACACTCAAATGTATCAATGCACTCACCCTTGGCCTTTTTGATATCTAGGATGCTAGTGCACAATGTTTATATCCTCTTGATAAGACTATGTACAATTCAAAAATCAACCTTTTCCCAAAcaaacacttatcttttcataatcCCAAAAAATTAATCCTCTTGCAATTGTCAAAAAGGGCCAAGAGGAACTTTTTAAAAGGAACTAATTAGAAAGGAAAGCAACAATGTAGTAGGGAAAGCATCCAAGGAGTGTAAACACAACTAGGTAATAACAACATGACCTCCATTGCTAGACTACCATTATTATAGTAACACATCTTGCACCAAGGGCTTCTCATACATGAGCATTTTTGTAAATACCATTATTGAAttaaacaaaatatataattaaGAAAAATACACTATTGTCTCATGTAGCTATCAATTTTATCCAAAATAGACTTTTTGAGTATAGTTATAGGTGCATGCAAGTCTATAGAGGCTACACATTTCTATTTTAAAGTTATAGAGGATGTtactgttaggataaccagtgaacaactgagaggggaggggggggggtgtatCTGTtattaacagattatgtgaattaaagcacttaaaaccttatacctgaataactgattaagcattaaagcataaatgaaaaccaaagaatcaataccatgcaaccataacacataacaccatgatttttatgtggaaaacccagtaaagggaaaaaccacggtgggaaatcctacccacagtcagatgatacttttgtagcaagtatatgattacaatatgggcatgcacatgcaggaaggcacactgcctagagcgcactactcattacAATGGAGTCTCAAaatatttacgtggaaaacccggtaaagggaaaaaccacgatgggaaatcctacccacagtcagatgatacttttgtagaaagtatatgattacaatatgggccttcacatgcaggaaggcacactacctagagcacactgctcatcactgactacagagatttcaaccacctcaaaatatttggacaacaatccaaagagaaaaactgccaatgatagcatcaaacatgctagattacaatTCCAactaagctcaatactggaggtctaaaacctcttacataaacccaagtcgatcacctatgatcgaccaaatcctctgcacaaatgaatattacattatttgctccttgccatataatctacaatgagatcttatgtatatttataccaacctgggacctaaccaattaggtcaaccacccaaatgataattcaatagatccattacataatcctaaaataaaatcataaagcatgtcgaactaaggccaaacaaatatcatccaatcaattaaACATCCTGGAAGCGCATcaaaggatccaccaacatgttacatgaaaagcaatccataacctagataacacagGACCTAAATTAgctccacacatgccaaagcaatgacaccaatcagtcgaggcacggacacaatcaccatcaacata from Cryptomeria japonica chromosome 3, Sugi_1.0, whole genome shotgun sequence harbors:
- the LOC131072927 gene encoding uncharacterized protein LOC131072927, whose amino-acid sequence is MGRTNAKARNMDDFFVLNAGGIARESAAIFLQHLPFFVSIAVLLVSPISAALILSRAFLPHSYIVTGFGLQIREFVNSAGFPNSRYTHLICSKLSQTIICFVLCFPIVVTSSLLARAAVAQTVAWIYAGDKPSWERLIEVLPRLWKRLVLTYIWAGVMVTGANAVILVLVLGVFKVVSVFGFHSRLEIGAALGGGIVYSIVFAHAMIVCNLATIVCVLEEYNYGIQAVWKALFLIRGRTRIALALAIIVNLSWAFVESLFLHRVMRGRSSVTNMALEGSLLVFMYSIVTVIYDAMSTVFYYTCKSAHLELVCLDTFLPCPANQWEDTHPEGNDSKV